The segment CTGGTCCGGTCGACCACCCGGGCGCTGGCCGAACTCGATCACCGGGTCGGCAGCGGATATGTGCGACCGGTCATCGTCACCTGCCTCAGCAGTGTGCTGTCCGGTCTGATGGACGGGAGTTACGGCGAGGCCACCGGGCGGCAACTGTTCGCCGCGGCGGCCCGGCTGACGGAACTCGCCGGGTACACGGCGCTGGATGTCGGGCAGCCGGGGCTGGCGCAGCGGTACTACATCCAGGCGCTGCGGCTCGCACAGGCCGCGGACGACCGGTGCTACGGCGGCTATGTGCTGGCGGCCGGGCTGAGTCATCTCGCCGTCGGCGCCGGCTGCTCCCGGGAGGCGGTGCAGCTCGCCCGCGCCGCGCAGGAAGGCACCCGGGGTCAGGCCCCGCCGGCCGCGCAGGCCATGTTCTACGCGACCGAGGCGCGCGGCTACGCCATGCTCGGGGACGCGCGGATGTGCAAAATACTGGCGGACAAGGCGACCGAGGCGATGGCGCAGGTCGTTCCGGGGGACGGTCCCGAGTGGATCGGGCACTTCGACCGCGCCTATCTGGCCGACGAGTTGGCCCACTGCTACCGGGATCTCAAGCAGCCGCGGCCGGCCGCCCGGCGGGCCGAGGAGGCCCTCGCCCGGCATCCGCGGACCCGGGTACGGCGCCGGGCCATCGATCTGCTGCTGCTGGCCACCGTCTTAGCGCAGGCCGGTGATGTCGAGGAGGCGTGCCAGGCCGCCGCGCAGGCGGTGGCGCTGCTCAGCCGGCTGAAGTCGGCGCTGGGGGAACGGTACTTGCTGCACTTCATGGATGAACTGCGGCCGTTCGGCGACATGACGCCGGTGTGCGAATTCGACGCCCTGGTACAGGAGAGCGGTGTGCGGGTGCCCAGGTGACGGACGCCCGCCCGGCGCCGGGCCGCCCGTAAGGAGGCACCGACGGCCGGCGGGCCCGAACCGTCCCGCGGGGAGGGGATGCGGAGCCGGAACCCGCCTGACCGCCGGCGGCAGGGAGCCACCCGCGAGGGGTGGGGTGGCGGAGGGGTACCGGTCGCCGGTGGCGATCCGGCCCGCCCCGCCGGGGGCGTTACGGCGCCACGCCGTGCCGTACGCCGATGGCCAGCGGCACCGCGGCCCACACGGTGCAGCTGTGGTCCGCCTCGACCCTGCGGCCCCATTGCGCGGAGGACTTGGCGACCAGTTCCAGTCCCCGGCCGTGTTCCTGGCTCGGCCCCGGGCGGCGCATACGCGGCACCGAGGGCGTTCCCCCGCGGTCGTGAACCTCGATGCGCAGGTGGTCC is part of the Streptomyces platensis genome and harbors:
- a CDS encoding transcriptional regulator — protein: MAARPLVARQTNQRLRSLIQEASLSNSALARQVNVLGEAQGLDLRYDKTSVSRWLSGQRPRGRVPAIIAEALSGKLGRTVSTEEIGMANGNSVTCGVGLHFAATVEDALEQVRELWHMDAESRGLLSRSAMTASALVEPSRDWLISSPDLQVARNGRLGPRVGTSDVELVRSTTRALAELDHRVGSGYVRPVIVTCLSSVLSGLMDGSYGEATGRQLFAAAARLTELAGYTALDVGQPGLAQRYYIQALRLAQAADDRCYGGYVLAAGLSHLAVGAGCSREAVQLARAAQEGTRGQAPPAAQAMFYATEARGYAMLGDARMCKILADKATEAMAQVVPGDGPEWIGHFDRAYLADELAHCYRDLKQPRPAARRAEEALARHPRTRVRRRAIDLLLLATVLAQAGDVEEACQAAAQAVALLSRLKSALGERYLLHFMDELRPFGDMTPVCEFDALVQESGVRVPR